Sequence from the Armatimonadota bacterium genome:
TTGGCTTGGGCAGGGTCAAACGGGAAGACGACGATCGTGGATTCGAACGTCAGCGTGCTTCCGTTCCACACGAACCGCTCAACTCGGTTATCCAGCCACGTGCCGCCCTGGAAAGTGGCCCGAGAGTAGTAAAGATACACGAGGGGGGTGATCGCAAAATCAGGGTGCAGACAGATGCCCAAGAGGCCTCTTTCACCGGTCGGAGAGACGTCCAAGTCGATGGCAGTCCCCTGAAACACCCCGTCCAGATAGTGCTGCACCCTGCCGGTGTTCTTTTCGAGAACGAGCAGTTCATCGTCATCGACGAACGCCATCGTAGTTGGGAGGCTTAGATCCGTGATGATGGTCTCGACGAAATATCCGGGGAGGGTAAACGTTTGCGATGCTGCCGAGCCGCTGATCGCGAGGAGCGCGAGCACGGCGCATGGCGACGCCAGGCACCGCTTCGACCGGGATCCATCGGAAGCCGCCCGGGGCTGAAGGTGTCGCATCGCCGCCATCACAACTAAATGATGCACGAGAAAGTGCCTGTTGCGTCGGCTTCGAACTGTTAAAAGTGCCATCCTGGCAGAATTACCTGGGCTTCACGAGGGGGATCGGCGTCACGTGAAATCGTTTCACGACGTACCACGAGAGTACAGATCGTCAGGTTCAAGAGAGTAGAATCGAGTTTGGTTCGAGGTAATTCGTAGCCGTTCCGTCAGCGTGCATACGTCGCTTCAGTGATCGAAG
This genomic interval carries:
- a CDS encoding PQQ-dependent sugar dehydrogenase — protein: MAAMRHLQPRAASDGSRSKRCLASPCAVLALLAISGSAASQTFTLPGYFVETIITDLSLPTTMAFVDDDELLVLEKNTGRVQHYLDGVFQGTAIDLDVSPTGERGLLGICLHPDFAITPLVYLYYSRATFQGGTWLDNRVERFVWNGSTLTFESTIVVFPFDPAQANTVNHDGGIIQIGPDEKLYVITGDLGRGTFGDPRIEQNTHSTAVAGVGGIARLNLDGSIPGDNPFIGEGDPRIRALFAYGIRNSFGLTFDPLTGRLW